The DNA segment TGAAACAGGAAAGGTGCTGCCACCACGGACAGCTCCTAGGGCAGGTCCTAccaggagggagaggaagtgTGCCACCACGGACAGCTCCTGTGATGGTGTGGGCTGGGGAGGCGTCACCATGCTTCCATTTTGACTGGAGCCGCCATTTTGGACAGCTCCTGTGGGACATTTTACTGTCGCAGCTATAgcctggggaaggaaggaaggaccttCCACTTCCTACATGGCTTTTGTGGTGCACTTCTCTGGGACTATGATTGTCATCTTGTGTTGCTCATGCCAATGGCATACAAAACACACCACAGGTTTCACAAGCAGAATGTTTCACCTTCCCAGACCTCCTGATTCCCATCTTGTCTCACACTAGCgccatttttaaagttatttttaattttttgaggtaaaataaaaaaatgtttttcagccAGGCGtggttgcacacacctttaatcccggcacttggaaATCAGAGACAGGTAAGATCTCTgagagctcaaagccagcctggtctgcaaagttaTTTCCAGGACAGaaagctacacagggaaaccctgtcttgaaaaaccaaaaaaaaattttttttcatagtGTTTACTATTAAACTTTGTTCATATTCTCCTCCCGCACAGTACTCCTCAGTCTTCCTCCCAATTCCATGCCTACTCTTCAGGGTTTCCCCTCTGTCTCTTCCACATGTGCCACAGTCACCCCTTCTGTAGGCTGCTTATCTGATTCctcacagccccacccccacccccatcccccacctcaaGTGCTGTTCTTTGCCTCCATGGATAAGAGGGCAGTTTTCGTACAAAGCAGGCATGATCTAATCACAGGCCTCTTAAAGCCTCCTGCTTGGCGTGGCGGTGCATAGCCCTGTAATCGCAGCACTTGAGAGCAACTGCAAGAGGAGCAAAGCTAATCCCACCCTGGGCtccatgagatcctgtcttaaaacaacaaaacactttGATCCCCTTCCCATGATCTCTGGTTAATGAAGTTGACACTTGTTAATGTGACTTAGAGGCCTCTGGGTCTCTGTTGCCTGCTTGGATTGACCTGATGGTTCACCTTCCACCACTGCTGTCAGCACTCCCTAAACACTACTCTTCAGAGCTTCAAGTCCTTCAAATGGTTCTGATGGCCCTTCTTTGTAGGCACACCTCTCCTAGagtggtcctcacctgtttggcTCCGGCATCCTGTAGAGCCCACTTTAGTCATTACTTAATCTAGTGAGCCGTCTCCACACCACCAGACCAGACGGATGTCTCTCAGCATCCTTTTCCAGTCTCTGTGGTCAGATGGAACAAAACGCCTCAGTCTGGGTCACCTGTACACGAGTGTTCCTCAGAGCTGTGTAACCTGGGAGGTTCAAGATCAGGTAATAGGATGAGATTGTGAGGCTCTGAGACTTTCAGATATGGACAAGCCCTTCTCTGGGTTCTATGGTTGTGGGGTATTCACCAGAGAAAGACTGCTCGGACATGGGTTTAAGCCAGTAGACAGTATTAGGCGCCTGGCCTCTACACTGGGTGTTGGGGTCCCAGTATAGCAATGAGCCTTTCTCAGcatgagcttttaagcacaaaaacaaTGTTCTGGGTTGATATACTTCAGTTAGCAAGAAGAGTCAGAGTGGAGCTACAGAAGTTAAAAAGCAGGGTTAGTTCATTTTGAAACGTTCCTAAAACTATGTGGACATTGATGGATTAGgcctttggggttttttttgttttttgttttttttgttttttgtttttttccccggagctggggaccgaacccagggccttacacttgctaggcaagcgctctaccactgagctacatccccaaccccaggcctttGTTTTAATTGTGGCATCCGGTGCTGTTCACATGCCGAGTTTTACAGCCTAAAGGGTGTTTTCTTCATGGAGTCAGCTGTGCTAAGGTCTGTGGACCTGTTACACTTTCCTGTGTCCTCACATGTGACTTAGTCATCACAGAGATGCCACCCACTTCTTAATGCAATCACCTTGTATGTAAAGATGCCAGCATGTGAATTTAAAGACCATAGCAACCCTTTGCCCTCTCCTTTGTCGTACCAAATGAACTTAGCCCATCTCTCTCCCCAGAATGTAAATCCTCATGCCAGGAACCATGCCTTGCCCTTGTTGATGTAAGACACCGAGATCCTCTCTAAATAGATAACGTGCACACATGATCAGTCTGCCTGTGGCCTCTCTGCAGTCAGCAGCTCAGCGAGCTTTGGCTGCTCCCTACCCTTAACATTTCCCATCACCACTCCTCCAaaactcttcctgcctctgtggctTCATGCCTTGCCCACACGGCCCCTTTCAGTTCCAGTTCAACACAAATGCAAAAGGCCTCCTGTGCTCAGAGGTAGGTATGTGGTAGGATGTGGGGCTCATGTTCTTACAGTTTTCTGGGCATTCACTATGATATGTGATAGGTAAGGGAAGAGACAGCGGCACTAGTGGCTCTTGTGGACACCCTGGATCTCCCGCTCCCCACGCTACCCTTTCTCCTGTTTCCTCTGACCTAGTGAGAAAGATTGCCCTAGTTAGTTTCTATTGTCAACCTGACCCGATCTAGCATCACCTTGAAAGAGGGAGGTCAATAGAAGAATGGCCCTCAGAttggcctgtgtctgtgtctgtaagtGATTGTCCTGATTGATTATTGAGATGAGAGGGCCCAGCCCCCTCTGGGCATCAGTGTCCTTAGGCCGGTGGGCCTGGGCTGTATGAGAGAGCTAGCTCAGTGAGGCAATGAGCAGTGTTACTCCATGGTTTTGCCTCGGTTCCTGCCTGAGTTCCCACTGACTTAATGGTGGACTGTGACTTGAAGGTGTAAGTTACATGAAcccttctccccaagttgcttcgggtctgagtattttatcacagcaacagaaaggtaacCAGAACGTGGTGGTATGAGTCCTAAGAGTCATATAGGAAGGCCTTGAGGTGGTgcgcgcacctttaatcccagcactcgggaagcagaggcaggcagatctctgagttcgatgCCAGTCTtatgtacagagtgagttccaggatggccactgctacacagagaaaccctgtctttaaaaaaaaaaaaaaaaaaaagttgtataaGAAGCAACTGGCACAGATGCcatcttccagcttttcccctgAGCAACCTCAAGCACCCCAGCATGTGGCTTTAAGCCCTGTTTAGTGTGCCTGCTGTCATAACATTCCTCAGCCATGTGAAACCTCCGGGGCAGTGAGccatcttccctccccacccaccactgAGGGTTCTTGAGGGGGGGTGGTATACCACAGTTGTGTCTTAGCCTCGAACCAAGCAGAGCAGCTGTGCCTGCCCGTTCGGTTAGCATTTGCTTCTTGTAGTCTTTAAGTCAGGAAAGAATTTTGGAAGAGTATGGCCCATTGGTTCCCTGTCACCCGACTGCAGCACGCCTGGGGGTGTGTTTAAAGATACAGATTGCATAGGCAGGCTCCTAAAGGCAGTAGAGCTGTGGTTTATAAGCACATTAGCTACTTACACATGAAGGATTGATTCTGCTCATGGCTCGAGGGTGTGGCAGGGAAGGCGTGGCTGCAGGCGAGCATGTTTGCTCACATCCCAGCAGACCAGAGAGCAGAGGAAATGGAGCACTAGTGCTCAGAGCTCTCTCCTTTTATTTAGTCCTGGACCCCAGCCcgtggaatggtgctgcccacattcagggtggatcTGTTCTCTTGCGTTGAACCTCTCTGAAAGTGTCCTCACAGTGACttgtgaaaattatttttacgtggattttgtctacatgtatgtctgtgcactgtgtgcatgactggtgtccatggagaccagaagaggatttTGATTTCCTGGACAAGAATTATAGACAGCTGTGGTTGTCAGCCTCCATgcgggtactgggaattgaacccagatcctgtggaagagcagtcagtgctcttaaccattaagctatctctccaacccctcttaGAAACCAAAGTCATCACACTAAAGCTGCGCAGGTCTGGAGAGGGTGTGACTGGGGTCTAGGACTTGGCTAGTTTGTGGGATGGAGGGGATGTTCTATGCTCAGTTACGAGCGCTTGCGGGGTTCAGTGCTCAGCCCCACATGGCATCTTACGGCCTTCTGTAACGTAGCTCTGGGGAACCCCGTGGCTCTCGTCTGCCGCCATGGGCACCACACGTTTGGTGTGTTTACAGACAGGCAGACGAAACACTCATACAATAAACAAACTATGTAAAGTTCGATCATAATGCCGGTGGGAACAGCAGCCTCACTGAGTTACACACTCTTGGGTTTTGTAAACTGTAACGTGAGTCACAGCAAAGCTGTTCACTACCGTTCCAGAGCCACAGTCCGTTTACCAGAGAACCCATCTCCCACAGCAGATTCCCCATAAGCTGCCCTTGCTTGGAGAATGAGTGGTCCACCTTTAGGCGGTCAGGAATTCTTTCCTCGGTGTCCTTGACAGATGGCAGCCTTATGGGCTAGCTCCTCCCATAGCTGACCATCTGTACCAAGTGCGTCCTTTTCCATGGGAAGAAGAGACTTCTCTGTCTGAGGTTTCCTCATGAGTGCTGTCCTGGCAGCAGCACCTAGAAGGAAGGAGTCTTCCCCGCCCTCCTACAGttggctgtttcctgtttgttctaTCCTGAAGGCCACAGCGACTTACGCTGCCTGGTTTGCTGGGGGCCCCTAGTGATGCCGTCCGCAGCATCCATCTCTGCCCTCATACCGAATGCACCTACACAACTAAACACAGTCATCCAGCAATCATTACTGGTGTAATAAGGTTCTTATGGGTCCATGAACCTCATGTCCATGCACACCTGTGTAAATTGAGCTTAAGACACTGCAAGCattttccttaattattttttGATATTACAACATGATTACAaaccttcccctttcccttcacaCCCTGCAAGCTCCCCCATTtgcctcctccctgctccctgtgGAAGGTTACTTGTATGTTCGTGATTTCAGAGTTGGCCATTGGTTAACCAAAGAGGTTTGCTCTTCCCCCAGGGCAGACTACCTTCCtgctcccagcattcctcagtggCCTGTAGTGCTTTGTCCCGGTCTGAGGCCTTCCGAGCTCTCCCCTGTCCCTATCAGTTGGTGTAATCCACATGCAGGTTATTTAGGCACTCATGTTGGTGGGAATTCATGGCTGCAGCTTCTGACATCCCTAGGAGACACAGTCACATGGCAAACAAGTTCGTCTGGCTCCTTCAGTCTCACCACCGGCTGTTCTCAGTGGTCCCCAAGCCTCAGGGCAAGAGCTATGttgtgggtgtgtctctcagtTTGGCCTGGGATGTACAGCACTGCCTTGGGTCAGTTGCACTGTCTGTAGAGGTCTCCGGCTTTTGCTGTCTGAGTCAGATTCTGAGGGAACACCTCACTAGAGTCATTGCAGCTTTGCGAAGTTTCCTCCTGACTCTTTCATGAAAGTGTTAGCAGGCCAAGCCCCAGCACCCAGTAGCCAGTTCTCTAGGTGCACTTAGGTACAGATCCAGCCTCAGGTCCCCTTGGGAATTGTGGTCTGGAAGCTCCATCAAGAGCCTGGGTGGGGAGGTTCTGGAGAACATGGACACGGAAGGAGTGGGTCTGCACAGCATGTCAGAGGCTGGTGAAGGCCTAGTCATGaccctgtgctgtgtgtgcagagCCCTACCTTAAGCACCATAGTACTTAGTTGGGAAGCCAGCCATCTTCAAGTGATAAGGTGCTTTTAGTTTGAAAACTAGTCTTTTTGCTAGAGAAGACCTAAGAAAGGCCCGGGTTGTCCCCTACTCCTCCtggaagctgctgacccctaCTTCCTCCATGCCTCCTCACAGAATGCACAAGGCCTACTGTCCTGCGCTCTCCTGAGTTTCCCCATTCTTTGGGGCTCTGTTCTTACAGCTTGCTTGCCTGGCTCTAAAGGCATTCCTGCCCATCTCCAAAATGTTTGAAGATCTCAGAACCCTGTCCTGCTTGTCTAGCCTTTCCCCCACGGTTCTTCCGAGGTGCATTCAGCGCTGTCAGAATCACAGCACACTCACCCAGGGTCTTCTACTCTGGCCTTCAGCATCCCTGCAAGTGGTCAGCTCGCACTGACAAGGAGTGAGCCAGGAGTACAAGGAGTAGGTTGGCCTGAGGCTAGCAATCACCTCAGCCAAGCTCCTGAAAGAGATGGGATTGGGGAAGGGGCGATGCTGATCCTCATGCACACCAGGCCCTGGATGAGCGCCCCTGTCCACTAGGTCTTGGGGGCGCTCATCCACACAGGTCCCGTGCAAGCACCTATAAGGTGAAATTTAAGTTGACTCTCCGGCACCCACGTGCAGACAGATCATTTCGCCCTGTCTTTCCAGCCCTGGGCTCTCCCTGGCCACAGGTGGAAGCCATGGGGAGGTAGAGGAATGAGATGGAACGTGGTCGCAGCCAACATCTGACCTGCATGTGACCTTGCTGTCAGGTGCTGTATGAGGACAGCCGCATGGTTGGCCTGAAGGCCCCCTATGTGTCCGGCTTCCTGGCCTTCCGAGAGGTACCTTTCCTGGTGGAGTTGGTACAGCGGCTGCAAGAGAAGGAACCAGACCTCATGCCCCAGGTAGGTGCCTCCTAAGTGAGGAGAACCCCTCTGCTTGTGCTTAGGGAGGGAAGGTCCCCTCAGGCCACTGCCACCCATAGAAGGAAGGGGATAAGAGTTTCAAAAAATAGGACCCCTGTTGCCATCCCCCCTTCTCACTGCCCCAGGACAGCCAGCTGACTGACTCCCCTGTGGCTCTGTAGGTCCTTCTTGTGGATGGAAACGGGGTGCTTCACCAACGAGGTAATCCTCCTAAAAGAGTCAGATGGGGGCCATGGGAGAGTAGAATGTTTTCCACCCAGAAGAGGCCCTCCTCTCACCCAACCTCTTTGTACCCTCTTGCCTCCCACGGTACCCACACTGGCCCATCCCCAGTACCTCATCTAGGCTGACCCACCTGATGACTAAAGAGTTGAGGGACTGAGCTCAGGTTACCTCCATTCCCACCCTGGCCCTGAGCTACCTCGCAGGCTTTGCCCCCGTGCATGCCGGGGCACTGTGTCCTACAATGACACTCACATGTAGGGCATGAGGGAGGTATTGGCCTTTGTAGCCATCAGGAATGACAGGTCTGGCTAGAAACCGTGGGTCTGGAGCCAAAGGATAGACACATGCTAATCAGGACAGCAGTTCTGGGTCAGCAGGCCGCTCCTAGGTGTGTGTCCCCAGCCATTGCAATCCAGGTGCCCTGACAGAAAGCACAGACCACAGGGGACAGGTGCAGAGGCCTGAGGACAGCACAGATAGAAGGGGGTGAAGGGTCACGAGGATGTATGTGCCTCAGTTCACCCATGCTGTCGGAGGAGGGAGGCTTCCTACACCCTCCTTAACACTGGTGCTGTCAGGACAGAGGGCCCCGGTCAGTTTGGCCCAAGAATCTGTGTCTGTAGATGAGAGGTTGTGGTTGGTTCCCTGTCCCATGCCCACCACCCAACTCTCTCCCTTTGCTCCCTCACAGGCTTTGGGGTAGCCTGCCACCTTGGCGTCCTTACCGAGCTGCCCTGCGTCGGGGTGGCCAAGAAGCTCCTGCAGGTAGAAGGACTGGAGAACAATGCTTCGCACAAGGAGAAGGTGAGGGGGCTTTGGAACTCCCTGTGACTCATGTGTACCTGTGTTATCCCTGGGGCCCATGGCTTGGCCACCTCTTTGGGCACCTCAGATCCAGCTGGGCCTGCTGGCTCTCTACTCACATCCCTGGTGTCTTGCCCAGAAGCAGACCCACCTTTCCGGGGcactgccttccaagtgctgctgGGCAGTTCAGAGTCGTTGCTCTCAACTCTCAGAAGCTGCCTGGACCCCTCCCATCATGTCTGCCTCCCCTACATCCTTGCCTCTGCCAGCACAGCACCAACGCAGGGCCATGTCCTCCCGTCCCTGGGGACAGGCTTTCCAGGCTTCCATCTCATGCCGGCCACCTTCTTTCCTCTGTGGTGTTCACAGCCAGGCCCTGCTTACTGCGGTGCCTGGCTGTGGCCCTTGCTCCACTTTCACTGAGCCATTTTCTACCCCAGAATCCTCAGTGTGGATGTGCCATCCCCATCCAGGGAGGCCGTTGTCCTAATGTTTATCCCTCGGGACAAGTTCCAAGAGACCTGACCGTGTCTTTCCTAGCTCCCAGGAGCCTGTGTAGAGAGTGAATGAGTTGTTGAGCTGGCAGAGTGGAAAGATCCAGGTCCACGTGTGGCAGTCTGACAGATGGATGTCCCTCTGACAGATGGATGGTCCCTCCCCGCCCAGAAGACAAGGGCTCTGAGCTGACTTGTGACAACCTTAGCTGGAGAGGACACATTCAGGAGGTGGCAGCTTCAGCCTAGACATGGACTGCTGTGCCCAGTGTCACCTGTGTgccctctgcctgcctcttggGCCTTGGCAAATCACAGCCCTTTTTCTAAGCCCCAGTTACAGGGTGGACGGAGCCTCATGGCAGTGACCTCAGCACAGTCACCAGCATTCTCAGTGTGGCCTCTGccgggggtgggagtgggggtgggggttgggaaccTGACCAAACGAGGCCCTCTCATCGCTGCTTAGGCTTCTAAAATGACGTttgctgggctggggagatggctccagaGTTAAAAGTGcgtcctgctcttgcagagaacccaagctGGGCTCCCAGCGCCTGTGCTGGGTAGTGACAAGCacgtgtaactccagctccacgcTCCGATGGCCCTGGCTGCGCTGAGCACCTGCCCTCACATGCACATCCCCCACAGACATCCACACTCACTGTTTTGAAAATAACCTTGAAAAGAATCAAGcttgccttcagctccttcagaagGGACAGTGGGTGAGGgacggctcagtcagtaaagtgcttaaaGTGCTTGTGTCGCACATAGAGACCTGAGGTTCGTTCCCACTGGCCGTGTAAAAAGTGCTGAGTGTGGCCATGCTTGTCCCCTGCACCAGGAAGCAGAAAAGCCAGTTGGTGAACTTCAGGCCAATAAGAGACTCCTACTCAGAGAAGGCGACGGTGACTACTTGGGATTCGTTTGTGAGCTTGTAAGACGGAGGTCTCGCTGTGTTGTCatgtctggcctcaaactcacagagatccgccctCTGCCTGTCTggggctgggactacaggtgtgcaccagcatTCCTGcaatacacatttttttaaaaggtgcttttacagttttttttttctctgtttcctagaTTGTGCTCCTGCAGGCTGGGGGAGACACATTTCCTCTGATTGGCAACTCTGGGACTGTCCTGGGAATGGTGAGTGGCCAGAAAGCTATGCCCTGTCTAGACTTGGGACCTACTGGGCCATGGCACAAGGCAGCTCATGGCagttcatgcacacatgcactttgTGCGGGCTGGGCCCTTTTCCCTACATGTCCTGCGACCAACCAGGGTATGCTGTGTCACATTCTCTGTCCTCTGGCTACCCTCACCCCATGTGCCACCTGAAGATGCCTGAGGGCCAACAATCCCAGAGTCCTTGCACTGTGTGAACTCCTTCCTGCCATCCAGGACATCCTCAGAGCCTCAGTCCTGAGACTTGACCTCCCTCCATCCACAGGCCCTGAAGAGCCATGACCACAGCACCAAGCCCCTCTATGTCTCTGTGGGCCACAGAATAAGCCTGGAGGTCGCTGTGCGTCTCACCCACCGCTGCTGTAGGTTCCGGATCCCAGAACCTATACGCCAGGTATGGGGGCTGGAAGTGGGAGCGGGGGTCCGGGGTACTGACACTGCCCCCTAGTCTGTCTTAGTTTACTgaattgctgtgaacagacaccatggccaagggaATGCTTATAACAGCAATCATTTATTTAGggatggctcacaggttcagaggtgcagtccattatcatcaaagtgggagcatggcagcgtccaggcagacatggtgcaggaggagctgagagtcctacatcttcatctgaagcctTCTAgtgaagactggcttccaggcagctaggatgagggtcttaaagctcacgcccacagtgacacacccactccaacaaggccacacctcctaatagtaccactccctggaccaagcatatacaggCCATCACACAATGTCACTTGG comes from the Rattus norvegicus strain BN/NHsdMcwi chromosome 10, GRCr8, whole genome shotgun sequence genome and includes:
- the Endov gene encoding endonuclease V isoform X3 — translated: MVGLKAPYVSGFLAFREVPFLVELVQRLQEKEPDLMPQVLLVDGNGVLHQRGFGVACHLGVLTELPCVGVAKKLLQVEGLENNASHKEKIVLLQAGGDTFPLIGNSGTVLGMALKSHDHSTKPLYVSVGHRISLEVAVRLTHRCCRFRIPEPIRQADIRSREYIRRTLGHRGESPAQRKDRLSLHQAFERPLESEGTSDTPWLFMSPVLDVITRSQKEKSTNACPAGGPGAPADQGRPPECFGRSSSTDLRDPEPGFQEQKDQQLKGTRCQEDPDLWPPSPAWV
- the Endov gene encoding endonuclease V isoform X5 translates to MAHTATEWPPEETLSLWKGEQARLKARVVDRDTEAWQRDPSFSGLQKVGGVDVSFVKGDSVRACASLVVLSYPELKVLYEDSRMVGLKAPYVSGFLAFREVPFLVELVQRLQEKEPDLMPQVLLVDGNGVLHQRGFGVACHLGVLTELPCVGVAKKLLQVEGLENNASHKEKIVLLQAGGDTFPLIGNSGTVLGMALKSHDHSTKPLYVSVGHRISLEVAVRLTHRCCRFRIPEPIRQADIRSREYIRRTLGHRGESPAQRKDR
- the Endov gene encoding endonuclease V isoform X4; the protein is MATRGNPVALERVLYEDSRMVGLKAPYVSGFLAFREVPFLVELVQRLQEKEPDLMPQVLLVDGNGVLHQRGFGVACHLGVLTELPCVGVAKKLLQVEGLENNASHKEKIVLLQAGGDTFPLIGNSGTVLGMALKSHDHSTKPLYVSVGHRISLEVAVRLTHRCCRFRIPEPIRQADIRSREYIRRTLGHRGESPAQRKDRSQKEKSTNACPAGGPGAPADQGRPPECFGRSSSTDLRDPEPGFQEQKDQQLKGTRCQEDPDLWPPSPAWV
- the Endov gene encoding endonuclease V isoform X2 is translated as MATRGNPVALERVLYEDSRMVGLKAPYVSGFLAFREVPFLVELVQRLQEKEPDLMPQVLLVDGNGVLHQRGFGVACHLGVLTELPCVGVAKKLLQVEGLENNASHKEKIVLLQAGGDTFPLIGNSGTVLGMALKSHDHSTKPLYVSVGHRISLEVAVRLTHRCCRFRIPEPIRQADIRSREYIRRTLGHRGESPAQRKDRLSLHQAFERPLESEGTSDTPWLFMSPVLDVITRSQKEKSTNACPAGGPGAPADQGRPPECFGRSSSTDLRDPEPGFQEQKDQQLKGTRCQEDPDLWPPSPAWV